Proteins co-encoded in one Spirosoma endbachense genomic window:
- a CDS encoding FecR family protein, producing MTLPPDHFSSVDDFLENDAFRTWVRERRPEDQVYWQQWLAQYPEKRDLYEQAVATLLVLQGKQVEISDQSVKENTEKILDQLTPSTTLVKPLSSWHWGRWVAAAAVAGLIIWWQLGNPIPNQIAVFNKQVEQPVQDAGWKIVKNVTGQPLVILLPDNSSVLLSTGSQLRFHKQNTHKLREAYLQGEGFFEVTKNPARPFIVYTTNLTTKVLGTSFQVRSFDKETAVYVKVKTGKVSVTPIDSPGKTVLLTRNEQLSFETKTDKVVKQDFIPAKEITSTIVNQQFSFEFTPVSDVFAQLESSYNMPIQYDKHLLTKCTFTGQLNDVPFLEKIRLICLTIESTFDVVDNQVIIHSRGCN from the coding sequence ATGACTCTGCCCCCCGACCATTTTTCAAGTGTTGACGACTTCTTAGAAAACGACGCCTTTCGGACGTGGGTTCGTGAAAGGCGGCCGGAAGATCAGGTGTACTGGCAACAATGGCTGGCCCAGTATCCCGAAAAAAGGGACCTCTACGAGCAGGCCGTAGCTACCTTATTGGTACTTCAGGGAAAGCAGGTTGAGATTTCAGACCAATCCGTAAAAGAAAATACAGAAAAAATACTGGATCAGCTTACGCCATCGACTACCCTGGTAAAACCTTTATCCAGTTGGCATTGGGGGCGGTGGGTTGCTGCTGCAGCAGTGGCTGGTTTAATAATCTGGTGGCAACTAGGTAACCCCATTCCCAACCAGATAGCGGTATTCAACAAGCAAGTAGAGCAGCCTGTACAGGATGCCGGCTGGAAAATTGTAAAGAATGTAACGGGCCAGCCTCTGGTCATTCTGCTGCCAGATAACTCCTCCGTATTGCTCTCGACAGGAAGTCAGCTGCGTTTTCATAAACAAAACACGCATAAGCTTCGGGAAGCGTATCTACAGGGAGAAGGATTTTTCGAAGTGACTAAAAATCCGGCCAGACCTTTCATTGTTTATACAACCAATCTGACCACTAAAGTGCTGGGAACCAGTTTTCAGGTACGTTCTTTCGACAAGGAAACGGCGGTTTATGTCAAGGTGAAGACGGGCAAGGTTTCGGTTACCCCCATTGATTCGCCCGGCAAAACGGTTTTGCTGACAAGAAACGAACAACTCAGTTTTGAAACTAAAACAGATAAGGTTGTTAAGCAGGATTTCATTCCAGCGAAAGAAATTACGTCAACCATTGTTAACCAGCAGTTTAGTTTCGAATTCACGCCTGTATCGGACGTATTTGCTCAACTGGAATCCAGCTATAATATGCCCATTCAATATGATAAGCACTTGCTTACAAAATGCACTTTTACCGGGCAACTCAACGATGTCCCTTTTCTGGAGAAAATCAGACTTATCTGTCTAACCATTGAATCTACCTTTGACGTTGTTGATAACCAGGTGATTATTCATAGTCGCGGGTGTAATTGA
- a CDS encoding RNA polymerase sigma factor gives MIFQPQDQALWQAYRAGDKQALGLLAERYYGVLKHYGLKFMVEESIVEDCIQELFLQLWQNRLQINETDSVKHYLLKSIRSHIIQHLRAQKRLKYEELDWDTSVAEDVDSETLLIRQESLVNMTKMIQEQLAALPAREREALYLRYYENLSIPEIAEVMNVNRQSVSNFLQKALNKLRSQWLVHIFPVICIFFQKNFL, from the coding sequence ATGATTTTTCAGCCACAGGACCAAGCGCTATGGCAAGCCTATCGCGCGGGTGATAAACAGGCATTAGGTTTACTGGCCGAACGCTATTATGGCGTACTGAAACACTATGGGCTAAAATTTATGGTTGAGGAATCGATCGTAGAGGACTGCATACAGGAATTATTTTTACAGCTCTGGCAAAATCGATTACAGATTAACGAAACGGACTCGGTTAAGCATTATTTACTAAAATCAATCCGGAGCCATATAATACAGCATCTTCGCGCTCAAAAACGGTTAAAATACGAAGAACTGGACTGGGATACGTCGGTCGCAGAGGATGTTGACTCAGAAACATTACTGATCCGCCAGGAATCATTGGTCAATATGACGAAAATGATACAGGAGCAACTGGCAGCCTTGCCAGCCCGTGAGCGGGAAGCTTTATATCTACGTTATTACGAAAATTTATCCATACCGGAGATTGCCGAGGTAATGAACGTAAACCGCCAATCGGTCTCCAATTTTCTCCAGAAAGCACTTAATAAGCTTCGGAGCCAATGGCTTGTCCACATATTTCCGGTGATTTGTATTTTTTTTCAAAAAAATTTCCTTTGA